The genomic window AAGGAGACCTTGGACCATGACTAAGCGCAATATCGGACAGGAGATCCTGGAGGGTATCCAGGCCATTCAGCGCGGCGAGGGACGCCACTATACCGTGGAGGTGCCCACCGACGTCAAAGCCATCCGCGAGCATACCGGGCTCAGTCAATCGGCCTTTGCCGCGCTTTTGGGCGTCAGTCCGCGCACCCTGCAGGACTGGGAACAGGGCCGACGTCAGCCTTCCGGGGCGGCCAAGTCCCTGCTGTTCATTGCGGCCAAGCGGCCTGAGGTTTTGCGGGAGGTTTTCAAGGACATCCCCAGTGCTGCCTGAACCCATTGGCAGGTGACCCC from Thermithiobacillus plumbiphilus includes these protein-coding regions:
- a CDS encoding helix-turn-helix domain-containing protein codes for the protein MTKRNIGQEILEGIQAIQRGEGRHYTVEVPTDVKAIREHTGLSQSAFAALLGVSPRTLQDWEQGRRQPSGAAKSLLFIAAKRPEVLREVFKDIPSAA